In one window of Nitrospirota bacterium DNA:
- a CDS encoding ferritin family protein: MTAIEIAISMEKDAINFYSEAAEKTKHPVGKKMFLTITEDEKRHLEMLSQIFKGVNIETRDVSPMKNIKTVFESMKDEMMQRVEATTDELEAFKIAMQMEKEGIEFYKKTMSEADTEKEKSLFEKLVKEEEQHYNIFANTYFYLSNTGSWFMWEEHSIVDGGTPWA; encoded by the coding sequence ATGACTGCTATTGAGATAGCTATCAGTATGGAAAAAGATGCAATAAATTTCTATAGTGAAGCGGCTGAGAAGACAAAACATCCTGTTGGCAAGAAGATGTTTCTGACAATAACAGAAGATGAAAAAAGGCATCTCGAGATGCTCTCACAAATATTCAAGGGAGTTAATATAGAGACGAGGGATGTCAGCCCAATGAAGAATATCAAGACAGTCTTTGAATCAATGAAGGATGAGATGATGCAGAGGGTTGAGGCAACCACAGATGAGCTTGAGGCATTTAAGATCGCAATGCAAATGGAAAAAGAAGGGATTGAATTTTATAAAAAGACGATGTCAGAGGCAGACACAGAAAAAGAGAAATCTCTATTCGAGAAACTTGTTAAAGAGGAAGAGCAGCATTATAACATCTTTGCAAATACATATTTTTATCTCTCAAACACTGGGAGCTGGTTTATGTGGGAAGAGCATAGCATTGTTGACGGAGGCACTCCGTGGGCATAA
- a CDS encoding HsdR family type I site-specific deoxyribonuclease, whose product MSLLGGERTAVQNPLIQYTTEIGWYYISTEDALRLRGGETGFVFKETFIFQMQKLNEFINHELAEEVIKRLSAIPPNIEGNLLAWEYLKGIKQIYVPKEKRERDIRFLDTDDIKNNTFHVTDEFTFTNGKNTIRADVVFLINGFPLFIVETKAAHKVDGIAESLDQIRRYHRECPEIMAILQVYSLSHLIRYYYGATWNTTRKGLFNWKEEQEGNFEELVKSFFDKERVIKVVNDFILFTRQDDELKKVVLRPHQMRSVEKLLERSQDSTKNRGLIWHTQGSGKTYTMIVSAKKILENPLFENPTVIMLVDRNELESQLFGNLTSVGFKQEEVEITSKENLRKALKEDKRGLIVSMIHKFEGMEPNIKNIFVLVDEAHRTTGGELGNYLMGALPNATYIGFTGTPIDKTAHGSGTFITFGIDDPPQGYLDKYSIAESIEDGTTVPLHCTLAPNELRVDKEVLNREFLELAEAEGISDIEELNKVLERAVNLRNMLKNRERMAKIAKYVANHFKTYIELMGYKAFLVAVDREACVIYKDLLDKHLPKEYSQVVISPGFNDSPELSRHHLSEKEEKRIRKAFKKPDAQPKILIVTEKLLTGFDAPILYCMYLDKPMRDHALLQAIARVNRPYEDEEGRKKPSGFVLDFVGIFDNLEKALAFDSSDIEGVVHDLEILKGRFTELMGKAKEDYLSLIKGKSQDKAVETILEYFMDEEKRHEYYSFYREVSSIFDELKESELLYLLERRVFLQGVELRCPHCGTRQWYVVDDIGSEMRCDGCLFRFSLPPSPAWSFRLNNLVRNALCKHGMLAVLHALYNLQQFLSGMFLFLPSQDIFEEGQQNPFTDLDLVVIRDGKFLIGEVKSDPHGFKPDDLDKLRVVAEDLLPDEVVLAAEGERWPPDVEEGIKRLTETLKPFDVKVSSLILQWD is encoded by the coding sequence ATGAGTTTACTCGGCGGTGAAAGAACTGCGGTTCAAAATCCTCTCATACAATACACTACTGAAATAGGCTGGTATTACATAAGCACCGAGGATGCCTTGAGGCTGAGAGGTGGAGAGACAGGATTTGTTTTTAAAGAGACCTTTATTTTTCAGATGCAGAAGTTGAATGAATTTATAAATCATGAGCTCGCTGAGGAAGTAATAAAAAGGCTTTCCGCAATCCCTCCAAATATAGAAGGCAATCTTTTAGCATGGGAATATCTGAAGGGCATAAAGCAGATTTATGTGCCTAAAGAAAAAAGAGAGCGGGATATTAGATTTCTTGATACAGATGATATTAAAAACAACACCTTCCATGTCACTGATGAATTCACTTTTACTAATGGGAAAAATACAATCAGGGCTGATGTGGTTTTTCTTATCAATGGTTTTCCTTTATTTATAGTTGAAACAAAGGCAGCCCATAAGGTTGATGGTATAGCTGAATCCCTTGATCAGATAAGGAGATACCATCGTGAATGCCCTGAGATAATGGCAATTCTTCAGGTTTATTCATTAAGCCATCTAATTCGTTATTACTATGGTGCAACATGGAATACAACAAGGAAAGGGCTTTTTAACTGGAAAGAGGAGCAAGAAGGGAATTTTGAGGAGCTGGTCAAATCCTTTTTTGATAAAGAGAGGGTTATAAAGGTTGTTAATGATTTTATCCTCTTCACAAGACAGGATGATGAACTTAAGAAGGTTGTCTTAAGACCTCATCAGATGAGGTCTGTTGAGAAGCTCTTAGAGCGTTCTCAGGATTCAACTAAAAATAGAGGCTTAATATGGCATACACAGGGTTCAGGCAAGACATATACAATGATTGTATCTGCAAAAAAGATTTTGGAAAATCCTTTATTTGAAAACCCTACTGTGATTATGCTCGTGGATAGGAACGAACTTGAATCTCAATTATTCGGAAACCTCACATCTGTGGGGTTTAAGCAGGAAGAGGTAGAGATAACAAGCAAAGAAAACCTGAGGAAAGCCTTAAAGGAAGATAAGAGAGGCTTGATTGTATCAATGATTCACAAGTTTGAAGGGATGGAGCCTAATATAAAGAATATCTTTGTATTGGTTGATGAAGCCCACAGGACAACAGGAGGAGAACTGGGGAATTATCTTATGGGGGCATTGCCTAATGCTACCTATATAGGATTTACTGGAACACCCATAGACAAGACAGCACATGGCAGTGGAACATTTATAACATTTGGAATAGACGACCCACCCCAAGGTTACCTTGATAAATACAGCATAGCAGAATCCATTGAGGATGGAACAACCGTGCCCCTCCACTGTACCCTTGCACCAAATGAACTAAGAGTTGATAAAGAGGTCTTAAACAGGGAATTCCTTGAACTTGCTGAGGCAGAAGGGATAAGTGACATAGAGGAGTTAAATAAAGTTCTTGAGAGGGCTGTCAATCTCCGAAACATGCTCAAGAACAGGGAACGGATGGCGAAAATTGCAAAATATGTTGCTAACCACTTCAAGACCTACATAGAGCTAATGGGATACAAAGCGTTCCTTGTTGCTGTAGACAGAGAGGCATGTGTGATTTACAAAGACCTCCTTGATAAACATCTTCCCAAAGAATACTCACAGGTAGTAATAAGCCCGGGATTTAATGATTCACCTGAACTATCAAGGCATCATCTTTCTGAGAAAGAAGAAAAGAGAATAAGGAAGGCATTCAAAAAGCCTGATGCACAACCCAAAATCCTCATAGTAACAGAAAAGCTCCTGACAGGCTTTGATGCCCCTATTTTATACTGCATGTATCTTGACAAGCCAATGCGTGACCATGCCCTGTTACAGGCAATTGCAAGAGTGAATAGACCGTATGAGGATGAAGAAGGGAGGAAGAAGCCCTCAGGTTTTGTTCTGGACTTTGTTGGTATCTTCGATAATCTTGAAAAAGCCCTTGCCTTTGATTCATCTGATATAGAAGGAGTTGTGCATGATTTAGAGATTTTGAAAGGCAGATTCACAGAATTAATGGGAAAAGCAAAGGAGGATTATCTTTCTCTCATAAAAGGTAAATCTCAGGATAAGGCTGTTGAGACTATACTTGAATACTTTATGGATGAGGAAAAGAGGCACGAGTATTATAGCTTTTACAGAGAAGTATCCAGCATTTTTGATGAATTAAAAGAGTCAGAATTGTTGTATCTTCTTGAACGAAGAGTATTCTTGCAGGGGGTCGAGTTGCGCTGTCCGCATTGTGGCACACGTCAGTGGTATGTCGTAGACGATATAGGCTCAGAAATGCGGTGCGATGGATGCCTATTCCGATTCTCCCTCCCTCCTTCGCCTGCGTGGTCATTTCGGCTAAACAATCTTGTACGCAACGCACTATGCAAGCATGGGATGCTTGCGGTGCTCCATGCTCTATATAACCTTCAGCAATTTTTATCCGGCATGTTTTTATTCCTCCCTTCCCAAGATATATTTGAAGAGGGTCAACAGAATCCGTTTACTGATCTCGATCTTGTGGTAATCCGTGATGGTAAGTTTCTCATTGGTGAAGTAAAATCTGATCCACATGGATTTAAGCCTGATGACCTTGATAAGCTCAGAGTAGTTGCAGAAGATTTGTTACCCGATGAAGTGGTACTTGCTGCAGAAGGAGAAAGGTGGCCTCCAGATGTGGAAGAAGGGATAAAACGACTCACAGAAACATTGAAACCATTTGATGTCAAGGTTTCATCACTCATCCTCCAATGGGACTAA
- a CDS encoding restriction endonuclease subunit S, translating into MTIVEEAVEGFKMTELGLMPEDWEVRAIKDVAEIKYGKANPHTQGQVPLVGSSGIFGWVEKPLIEEPTIIVGRKGTAGSIHLFLIPSYPTDTTFFLVFNNEKPNLKFLYYWMSLNKLSGEHAKTTLPSLQKADLENYEFAYPLLPEQQKIASVLSAVQEAKEKTENVIRATRELKKAMMKHLFTYGPVPVEEVEKVPLKETEIGLIPEHWEVVKLGEVVKKTKQTNPENTPKWKFKYISGISREILTISEYKLFLGKDAPSRARKLIETGDVIFATVRPTLKRLALIDECFNGQICSTAFCVLRANEKGTIPRYIYYIVSRDFFIEELGKVQRGASYPAVTDSDVKNQKIPLPPLPE; encoded by the coding sequence ATGACTATAGTGGAAGAAGCTGTTGAAGGTTTCAAAATGACCGAACTCGGTCTGATGCCAGAAGATTGGGAAGTAAGAGCTATCAAAGATGTGGCTGAAATAAAATATGGAAAAGCAAACCCACATACTCAGGGGCAAGTACCGCTTGTAGGTTCAAGTGGAATTTTTGGGTGGGTAGAAAAACCGTTAATTGAGGAACCTACAATCATAGTTGGAAGAAAGGGCACTGCAGGAAGCATTCACCTCTTTCTTATACCGTCTTACCCTACTGACACAACTTTCTTTCTTGTTTTCAATAATGAAAAACCCAACTTGAAGTTTCTTTACTATTGGATGTCTCTAAATAAATTATCTGGTGAGCACGCAAAAACCACATTGCCGAGTTTACAGAAAGCAGATTTAGAGAACTATGAATTTGCTTATCCTCTTCTCCCTGAACAACAAAAAATCGCCTCTGTGCTCTCTGCTGTGCAGGAGGCAAAAGAGAAGACAGAAAATGTTATAAGGGCAACAAGGGAACTTAAGAAAGCCATGATGAAGCATCTATTTACCTATGGGCCTGTGCCTGTTGAAGAAGTTGAGAAAGTGCCATTAAAAGAGACGGAAATAGGGCTGATACCAGAGCATTGGGAAGTGGTAAAGTTGGGAGAGGTTGTAAAGAAAACAAAGCAAACAAATCCTGAGAATACCCCTAAATGGAAATTCAAATATATATCTGGGATTAGTAGAGAAATATTAACCATTTCAGAATACAAATTATTTTTAGGTAAAGATGCTCCGAGCAGAGCAAGAAAGCTAATAGAAACAGGAGATGTTATCTTTGCAACTGTAAGACCTACTCTAAAAAGATTAGCTTTGATTGATGAATGTTTTAATGGTCAAATATGTTCAACCGCATTTTGCGTTTTAAGAGCTAATGAAAAAGGAACGATTCCACGTTATATTTACTATATTGTATCAAGAGACTTTTTCATAGAAGAGCTTGGTAAGGTTCAAAGGGGAGCAAGTTATCCGGCAGTTACAGATTCAGATGTTAAGAATCAAAAAATCCCCCTTCCTCCTCTCCCCGAATAA
- a CDS encoding putative toxin-antitoxin system toxin component, PIN family: MKVVFDTNIYVSAFVIPNSQAEKAVLKVIEGSDLLIISKEIIDEVLTVLSAKFSRDRETISRTALYLSDIARVVKPVRKINIFKDAPDNRILECAVTGKADVIVTGDKEMLRLREFEWIKIMSLKEYLEG, from the coding sequence GTGAAGGTAGTATTTGATACGAATATCTATGTCTCTGCCTTTGTTATTCCAAACAGCCAGGCTGAGAAAGCTGTTCTAAAGGTTATAGAAGGCAGTGACTTGCTGATAATCTCCAAAGAAATCATTGATGAAGTATTAACAGTGCTTTCTGCCAAATTCAGCCGTGATAGAGAAACTATCAGCCGTACTGCCCTTTACCTTTCAGATATTGCCAGGGTTGTAAAGCCAGTCAGAAAAATCAACATCTTTAAAGATGCCCCAGATAACAGGATACTTGAGTGTGCAGTAACAGGGAAAGCTGATGTGATTGTAACAGGCGATAAAGAGATGCTTAGACTTAGAGAATTTGAGTGGATAAAAATTATGAGTTTAAAAGAGTATCTTGAAGGGTAG